A window of Gossypium hirsutum isolate 1008001.06 chromosome D13, Gossypium_hirsutum_v2.1, whole genome shotgun sequence genomic DNA:
GATCACATAGTGTATCAAACTTCCACTCTTCCCTTTCAACTGCTACAAAAAACTGCTTAATTCCCTGTAATAACGAAAAACAGAAGATATGCTTGCATCAAATCCTCTAAGTAGAAGCTGTGAAAATCTCATTAGCATAATAGCATTTGATTACCTCCAGAGTCAATTCATCACGCTTCACGAGGATCCTTATAGGATCAGTCATAAATTTGCTCGTCATTTCCAATATTTCATGAGGGAGGGTAGCAGATATCAAACAAACCTACAAGAATTCATTAATAGAAAATCAAGTTCAACAACATAAAAATCAGTTAAGgataaagaaagagaaaagaaaaaagcttGTAGACATCCTACAGCTAGACCTATCCATTCTAAACCGAACCCAAAATCCCAACCTAACTAATTCAAATCCAAACTCAACCCAACCTAATTTGACCATTAAAAGTAAAAGAACCCGGCTCCATCTAACCCAAACTGGAGTGTCAAATCCGAATGAAACCTGAACTGAAAAACCAATTAGCAAGCTCTAATTGCTCAAACTCAACATGATTCGAATTTGAAATAAACCAAAATCTGAAACTGATCTAAACCCGTAATAACATGAAACTTTTAAATTCCATATTGATCCGACTCAAATTCACCTGACTGGAAACAAACCCAACCCGCCTAATTGATAGGTCTAACTAAAGCAACAAGAATGTTGCATGATAACAGCAGCAAGACAACTCAAAATAGATTCTAAAATTGTAAAAGCAAGCAAGAAAACAGCAAGGAATTTTCTAGCTTTCTTAAGAAATTGAGGAAGGTACCTGAAGTTCTGGTGGAAGATGTCGGTAAACATCATAAATTTGATCTTTGAACCCTCGGCTCAACATCTCATCAGATTCATCAAGAATCAATAGTTTAATAGCCCTTGTACGTAGGGTTCTTCGTTTGATCATATCACAAACTCTACCAGGTGTTCCCGACACTACATGAACTCCATTTTCTAGCTTTCTTATATCTTCACCCACACTTTTGCCTCCAATACATGCGTGCGCTTGTATGTTCATGAAATCACCAATTGTCCGTATCACTTTCTCCGTTTGTGAAGCCAGTTCCCTCGTGGGTGACAAGATCAATGCTTGAACCCTGAAATAAAACCAGTTCACAATATAAAGAAAACTGAAGATGCAAGGACAATTCATGCTTcaaactatataaaaaataaatttccaaTTAATTCTAGGGAATCAATCACAAGATTTGAAGTGTCAGCTCAAGGCTGTAAGCCTGTAACAGAATTTTTACCATTTCCAAAAGTATCACATTTTCACATCGTTATCGAATGTGtttcaaaattatggttttagcATTCTGGTATCTAAGAATTAGAGCTTTCACAAAAAAGTGTACGATATCGATATCACAACACATTTAAATCAACAGAAAACGACTAACTTTTCTCGAATGTGTTTCAAATTCAGGATTTAGCCATTAAGTTCGCGAAGAATTATTAAGGCTTTCAACACATTTAAAGCAACAGAAATCGACTAATTTTTCTCGAATGTGTTTCAAATTCAGGATTTAGCCATTATGTTCGCGAAGAACTATTAAAGCTTTCAACGCATTTAAATCAACAGAAACCGACTAATTTTTCTCCAATCTATTTCAAATTTAGAGTTTAGCAATCGGGTGTCTAAGATTTAAAGCTTTCACAAAATAACGCACGAAATCGACATCGCAACACATTTAAATGAACAGAAAAACGACTCTCTCTTTTTTGTAAACGATTTAAAATTAAAACGTACTCTCTGCTAGCTGTGTCAACCACTTGGCAAACGGTGAGGGCAATCATGGAGGTTTTACCGGTACCAGACTGAGCTTGGGCAATGACGTCGCGGCCATTGATTATCGGCATGACGGCTCTCTGCTGGATAGCAGATGGCTTTTCGAAGCCGTAATTGTAGATTCCACGGAGGAGATCGTCTTTTAGTCCCATCTGATCGAAACTCAATATCGGCTCGATTCCTTCCGTCGTTTCGAACACTAGCTTCTCATCCTCGGCTCCCATCCGTCGAGTCGCTCGGCTCGTCGCCGCCGCCGCCGACATCTCTCTAGCCTCTGCTTTGCCTAAGTTCGTGGGGGGCTAACGGGAGGAGAAGAAAAATGATTGACAGCTCGGAAATAAGAAATTATCCAAAACACGAAATCCTTAAATAACCTAAACTCATATTAAtgctaatttttgaaattacagccaaacattaacttaaaatatttttattttccttaaaaatattttaacataattaaataacgtGGCgtgcattttttttctaaaaactttatcttttttttttgttattaatttttatatattttttaatataaatagaaacataaagtgaattttgatggttgattttttttaaaataaggtaaattatattaataattacttaattattaatattgatttcatccaaattataaaataattgtatatttGGTCGCCTGTTGTTAAATAGTTAATAAAGAAATAAtgagataaattttaaatatagtataataacaaatttaatcttCAAGTTCAATGTTTACATATCGAGttcattttattctatttttacataaagATATAATTCAATGCATAATgtgtaaattagaaataaaaatattttattaaaaaattatatttataatttaatacattacttttttt
This region includes:
- the LOC107920423 gene encoding eukaryotic initiation factor 4A-3, which codes for MSAAAATSRATRRMGAEDEKLVFETTEGIEPILSFDQMGLKDDLLRGIYNYGFEKPSAIQQRAVMPIINGRDVIAQAQSGTGKTSMIALTVCQVVDTASREVQALILSPTRELASQTEKVIRTIGDFMNIQAHACIGGKSVGEDIRKLENGVHVVSGTPGRVCDMIKRRTLRTRAIKLLILDESDEMLSRGFKDQIYDVYRHLPPELQVCLISATLPHEILEMTSKFMTDPIRILVKRDELTLEGIKQFFVAVEREEWKFDTLCDLYDTLTITQAVIFCNTKRKVDWLTEKMRSNNFTVSSMHGDMPQKERDAIMSEFRDGATRVLITTDVWARGLDVQQVSLVINYDLPNNRELYIHRIGRSGRFGRKGVAINFVKSDDIKILRDIEQYYSTQIDEMPMNVADLI